In the Colletotrichum higginsianum IMI 349063 chromosome 7 map unlocalized unitig_7, whole genome shotgun sequence genome, one interval contains:
- a CDS encoding Beta-Ig-H3/fasciclin, whose amino-acid sequence MRPSTWSFVLMAAGSCVAQGDLAALLASQDDLSTLLELVGLVDGLADTLSSATNITILAPTNEAFANVPRDIPEGQAIELRNDTVAIGALLANHVFRGAYPSSVITDVPTFAQTLLDDSYITAQQPFSNFTGGAYNGLVRNGQDVCILSGEQTISTVTEADITLGGITIHKVDTVLSFGAPFQLFTFRAGYLAMNAALEATQLNFAFGETGADVQGLNISDYTIFVPTDAAFQSIGSVLESADVETLREVLRYHIIPNNVIFSPSLGNVTVPTLQGANLTFTVLPDGSAWVNNARITFPNTILYNGVAHVIDRFVRTTGGRHRLRGTPMLT is encoded by the exons ATGCGTCCGTCAACCTGGTCCTTTGTGCTGATGGCCGCCGGGTCCTGCGTGGCTCAGGGTGATCTCGCCGCGCTCCTCGCCTCCCAAGACGACCTCAGCacgctcctcgagctcgtcggtCTCGTGGACGGCCTTGCGGACACCCTGTCCTCGGCTACGAACATCACCATCCTGGCGCCGACGAACGAAGCCTTCGCCAACGTGCCGCGGGACATCCCGGAAGGCCAGGCCATCGAGCTCCGCAACGACACCGTCGCGATCGGTGCGCTCCTTGCGAACCACGTCTTCCGAGGGGCTTACCCGTCCAGCGTCATCACCGACGTCCCCACGTTTGCCCAGACTTTGCTGGACGACTCGTACATCACTGCTCAGCAGCCGTTCTCTAATTTCACCGGTGGAGCGTACAACGGACTCGTGAGGAACGGGCAGGACGTGTGCATCCTGTCCGGGGAGCAGACCATTTCCACCGTCACCGAAGCT GACATAACTCTGGGTGGCATCACAATCCACAAGGTCGACACGGTACTCTCCTTCGGGGCGCCGTTCCAGCTCTTCACCTTCCGAGCGGGCTACCTCGCCATGAACGCCGCGCTGGAGGCCACCCAACTCAACTTCGCGTTCGGCGAGACCGGGGCCGACGTCCAGGGCCTCAACATCTCGGACTACACCATCTTTGTGCCCACGGACGCGGCCTTCCAGTCGATCGGCTCGGTACTCGAGTCGGCGGACGTCGAGACGCTCCGGGAGGTCCTGCGCTACCACATCATCCCCAACAACGtcatcttctcgccgtcCCTGGGCAACGTCACGGTCCCGACCCTCCAAGGCGCCAACCTGACCTTCACCGTGCTGCCGGACGGTTCCGCCTGGGTGAACAACGCGAGGATCACGTTCCCAAACACCATTCTGTACAACGGTGTCGCCCATGTGATTGACAGGTTCGTACGCACGACGGGCGGCCGACATCGTCTCAGAGGAACACCCATGCTGACCTAG
- a CDS encoding RNase: protein MNSDKKTKLAIAMAVICYSFADTDWLWEALQAAGSPIQVIGGRSVREGNKILALYGDRLLGQFVAHEGIVQNTMNRSREIDDRIKYCVNNDRLAQIFDEAGLASCINQNPSQGIHVGSKTKSATIEAIIGAVAMDGGLQAAREVAQNLGVYTPEETEY from the exons ATGAACTCCGACAAAAAGACGAAGCTCGCAATCGCCATGGCCGTTATCTGCTACTCCTTCGCCGATACCGACTGGCTGTGGGAGGCTTTGCAGGCCGCCGGGTCCCCAATCCAGGTTATCGGTGGTCGATCTGTAAGAGAGGGCAACAAGATCTTGGCTCTATATGGAGATCGCCTGCTCGGACAGTTTGTTGCGCATGAAGGCATTGTCCAGAACACCATGAACAGAAGTC GCGAGATCGACGACCGCATCAAGTATTGCGTCAACAATGACCGTTTGGCTCAAATCTTCGATGAAGCTGGTCTCGCGTCTTGCATCAACCAGAACCCCTCTCAGGGAATCCACGTCGGGTCCAAGACCAAGTCGGCCACCATCGaagccatcatcggcgcTGTCGCCATGGACGGCGGACTTCAGGCGgccagagaagtcgcccaAAACTTGGGAGTCTATACCCCAGAAGAGACTGAGTACTAA
- a CDS encoding Glucose-methanol-choline oxidoreductase:gmc oxidoreductase: MQLPLTLLAALLSAGALAAPIKGIDRATIEDEYDFIIAGGGTAGLVLANRLSESGKQRVLVLEAGPSPEVVSAYKPPGGNQFLGGTAIDWSFYTTPQEHLDDRILRYHRGRCLGGSSVTNGFYYGRGSASVYDDWVKIGNPGWGWDDVYPLFVKGTHFNPPDDHEARGFDISYKTHDPSAYADGPLQIGFQGYVPPSGVGFIEAAADALQIPIVQDYNTGNSTGVKQGTGHLDANFMRSSSYDSYLRQARRRRNLDVLYSAPVWKINFDQSSGERPRAEGVAFMDHPTGVVHEVKARKEVIVSAGAFNSPQLLMVSGIGPTAQLEEFAIEPVLINENVGQHLNDHSVFSIMATSTPEFSTSDMVATYSALREAQDEFYTNQTGQYTAPSGITNAFQKLSEAELEAIGAGEIITAGLANQSHIEYLFESVFYPSGPTPYYTPRGNETYISLTASSMVALSRGNVTLRSSSMAEFPRINPNYFAHPVDRIIALASFKYLRKILAHPRMAAFTVGPNNGEVSPGADNVSEDDEDAVLAYVRANTIPNWHASGTNQMLPEADGGVVDPRLRVYGVDGLRVVDCSIIPVLPDVNIVASVYMIGEKGAEMIREDWDDL; encoded by the exons ATGCAGCTCCCATTGACCCTCCTGGCGGCGCTCCTGAGCGCCGGAGCATTGGCCGCGCCAATCAAAGGCATCGACCGCGCAACTATCGAGGATGAATACGACTTCATCATCGCAGGAG GTGgcaccgccggcctcgtcctaGCGAACCGGCTATCCGAGTCCGGTAAGCAGCGGGTCCTCGTGCTCGAAGCGGGGCCGAGCCCGGAGGTCGTTTCGGCCTACAAGCCGCCCGGCGGCAACCAGttcctcggcggcaccgccatCGACTGGTCCTTCTACACGACACCGCAGGAGCACCTCGATGACCGCATCCTCCGCTACCACCGCGGCCGCTGCCTCGGCGGTAGCAGCGTCACCAACGGCTTCTACTACGGCCGCGGCAGCGCTTCCGTCTACGACGACTGGGTCAAGATCGGCAACCCGGGCTGGGGGTGGGACGACGTCTACCCGTTGTTCGTCAAG GGCACGCACTTCAACCCGCCAGACGACCACGAGGCCAGGGGCTTCGACATCTCCTACAAGACCCACGACCCCTCGGCCTACGCCGACGGGCCCCTCCAGATCGGCTTCCAGGGCTACGTGCCGCCGTCGGGCGTCGGCttcatcgaggccgccgccgacgccctgcaGATCCCCATCGTCCAAGACTACAACACGGGCAACAGCACCGGCGTCAAGCAGGGCACCGGCCACCTCGACGCCAACTTCATGCGCAGCTCCAGCTACGACAGCTACCTCCGCCAggcccgacgccgccgcaacCTCGACGTGCTGTACTCGGCGCCCGTCTGGAAGATCAACTTTGACCAGTCCTCGGGCGAGAGGCCccgcgccgagggcgtcgcctTCATGGACCACCCCACGGGCGTCGTGCACGAGGTCAAGGCGAGAAAGGAGGTCATCGTGAGCGCGGGCGCGTTCAACTCGCCCCAGCTGCTGATGGTTTCG GGAATCGGCCCGACAGCCCAGCTCGAAGAATTCGCCATCGAGCCCGTCCTTATCAACGAGAATGTCGGCCAACA CCTCAACGACCACTCCGTCTTCAGCATCATGgccacctcgacgcccgAATTCTCCACCTCGGACATGGTTGCCACCTACTCGGCCCTGCGCGAGGCCCAGGACGAGTTCTACACGAACCAGACGGGCCAGTACACGGCCCCCTCCGGCATCACGAATGCCTTCCAGAAActctccgaggccgagctcgaggccatcggAGCCGGCGAGATCATCACCGCCGGGCTCGCGAACCAGTCGCACATCGAGTACCTCTTTGAGAGCGTCTTCTACCCCAGCGGGCCGACGCCGTACTACACGCCCCGCGGCAACGAGACGTACATCTCTctgacggcgtcgagcatgGTGGCGCTGTCCAGGGGCAACGTCACCCTGCGGTCGAGCTCCATGGCCGAGTTCCCTCGGATCAACCCTAAC TACTTCGCTCACCCTGTGGATCGCATCATCGCCCTTGCTTCCTTCAAGTATCTCCGCAAGATCCTCGCCCACCCGCGCATGGCCGCCTTCACCGTGGGGCCGAACAACGGCGAGGTCTcccccggcgccgacaacgtgtccgaggacgacgaggacgccgtcctcgcctaCGTCCGCGCCAACACGATCCCCAACTGGCACGCTTCCGGCACGAACCAGATGCTGCCGGAggctgacggcggcgtcgtcgacccgAGGCTGCGCGTctacggcgtcgacggcctgcgcGTCGTCGACTGCAGCATCATCCCCGTGTTGCCGGACGTCAACATCGTCGCGTCCGTCTACATGATCGGGGAGAAGGGCGCCGAGATGATCCGGGAGGACTGGGACGATTTGTGA
- a CDS encoding bZIP transcription factor gives MTTSNQNVDSLDSLLDFSEYDNMSYQSPSLSPAVTSKNTFTRPSVSTVATPTMPSASQPLTGPSHQYDLYKQQTGIVPGALASTLAVNEVNPHISGYNSSYGMEYLGAGLSPENDLFDFNTSPSQNSTGLDMDMEFESPPDSQYFFPNPTVNPSAIAGQESPVVPSQQSNVGRLWPGMHSQAALAKAQAQQRQQQQIIQQQQQRHQQMSNKPRTKSQQPTDPIVEQKITQLLNSMRAKPAQEGDSPTPLMNLPRSKKDEEDMDEDERLLASEEGKKLSSKERRQLRNKVSARAFRSRRKEYITQLEAEIANKVSENGDLRVHNRALQDENKRLQDLTRMLLASPSFSNFLDHLSTNPQAAPQPAAAVKVERQPEQRQIPKDINPYANQGQQQQQQIGMAMVPEQNMDFAMLNIDNDAYNFQPQVFAVLETPDVPVTIDSNVLSGKSSNFVGEKFESDDEKIDIPAIEAPKTLAPEIPSQTPAETEVFDDEFENDPEFALYHSSPALSAEGPVELDTEGFSHIDIFGGVETEKVLARYDLVDASEEEQNACVAMARVQRLSASLEPVLARLESLVL, from the exons ATGACGACCTCGAATCAGAACGTCGATAGCCTCGACTCCCTCCTCGACTTCAGCGAGTACGACAACATGTCCTACCAGTCCCCATCGCTGTCCCCCGCCGTTACCTCAAAGAACACCTTCACTCGCCCCTCGGTCAGCACCGTCGCGACCCCGACCATGCCCTCGGCATCACAGCCCCTTACTGGCCCGAGCCACCAGTACGATCTCTACAAGCAGCAGACGGGCATCGTGCCTGGTGCCCTCGCCAGCACTCTGGCCGTGAATGAGGTGAACCCCCACATCAGCGGCTACAACAGCAGTTATGGCATGGAATatctcggcgccggcttgAGCCCCGAGAACGACTTGTTCGACTTCAACACTTCCCCTTCCCAGAACTCTACCGGTctcgacatggacatggagtTCGAGTCTCCTCCCGACTCCCAGTACTTCTTCCCCAACCCTACGGTCAACCCCTCGGCCATCGCTGGCCAAGAGTCGCCTGTGGTGCCTTCCCAGCAGAGCAACGTTGGCAGACTCTGGCCTGGCATGCACTCCCAGGCTGCCCTCGCCAAAGCCCAGGCCCAGCAGAggcaacagcagcagatcatccagcagcagcagcagcgccacCAGCAGATGAGCAACAAGCCGCGTACCAAGAGCCAGCAGCCCACCGACCCCATCGTCGAACAAAAGATCACTCAGCTTCTCAACTCTATGCGTGCTAAGCCCGCTCAGGAGGGTGACAGCCCCACTCCCCTCATGAACCTACCCCGgtccaagaaggacgaggaggacatggacgaggacgagagacTTCTCGCCAGcgaggagggcaagaagctcaGCAGCAAGGAGCGTCGACAGCTTCGCAACAAGGTTTCCGCACGTGCTTTCCGTTCCCGCAGAAAGG AATACATCAcccagctcgaggccgagattGCCAACAAGGTCTCTGAGAACGGCGACCTCCGTGTTCACAACCGCGCTCTCCAGGACGAGAACAAGCGCCTGCAGGACCTCACCCGCATGCTTCTCGCTTCGCCATCCTTTTCCAACTTTCTCGACCATCTGAGCACCAACCCCCAGGCTGCTCCCCAGCCCGCCGCTGCTGTCAAGGTTGAGAGGCAGCCCGAGCAGCGTCAGATCCCCAAGGACATCAACCCCTACGCCAAccagggccagcagcagcagcagcagattGGTATGGCGATGGTTCCGGAGCAGAACATGGACTTCGCCATGCTCAACATCGATAACGATGCCTACAACTTCCAACCCCAGGTCTTCGCTGTCCTCGAGACTCCTGACGTCCCTGTCACCATCGACTCCAACGTCCTCTCTGGCAAGTCTTCTAACTTTGTTGGTGAGAAGTTCGAATCGGATGACGAGAAGATCGACATCCCCGCCATTGAGGCGCCCAAGACTCTTGCTCCCGAGATCCCGTCTCAAACCcccgccgagacggaggtCTTTGACGACGAGTTCGAGAACGACCCTGAGTTTGCCCTGTACCATTCTTCCCCCGCACTTTCCGCCGAAGGCCCCGTCGAACTGGACACGGAAGGCTTCTCCCACATTGACATtttcggcggcgtcgagacggagaaggTCCTTGCCCGCTACGATCTTGTTGATGCCTCGGAAGAGGAGCAAAACGCCTGTGTCGCCATGGCCAGGGTGCAACGCCTCTCAGCCAGCCTGGAACCCGTCCTCGCAAGATTAGAGTCGCTCGTTCTCTAG
- a CDS encoding cyclopentanone 1,2-monooxygenase: MGSIGHLDNGRLDGRGGLHNDTSGAKMDYEVLIVGGGFGGCYALHKLRKQGFAAHIVEAGSALGGVWHWNSYPGARVDSETPYYQLSVREVWKDWTWTERFPGHEEIKRYFRHIDNVLDISKDVSYNTVVVGADFDTKTARWIIETDTGRRITSQFLITATGSSIKRYEPEFPGKVSFKGTVVHSASWPESGLDVQGKRVAIIGAGATGVQCVQEISKQPGVTLTVYVRNINIALPMRQRALSELEQRSLKSIYGQLFGAAKDSRLGIPSDVNPRSTAETTAEEREAWWEELWQRGAFNFQVCQYTDFLVNAEANRLAYDFWAKKTGARIRNPQKRAILVPDEQPYPLATKRSSLEQDSYECLDRDNVEVVGLKKTGIREWTPRGIVTEDGKEREHDIIVLATGYDNVTGALTSMGLRGRDGVDLKERWKDGVWTYLGLMTRGCPNMFMLYGPQAPTALTNAPPFIEQQADIIVDILARLREENVQSIEPRRSAEEHWKKVILDTNESTLFSKNESSWYVGANIPGKKKEPLNYLGGIPRYIQACREGTSSWGDFEVVRLEGGKKEAQAGAEGVSLMNEVAV; encoded by the exons ATGGGCTCTATCGGCCACCTCGACAacggccgcctcgacggcaGAGGAGGTCTCCACAACGACACCTCGGGCGCGAAAATGGACTACGAGGtgctcatcgtcggcggcggtttCGGCGGGTGCTACGCGCTCCACAAGCTGCGCAAACAAGGCTTCGCGGCGcacatcgtcgaggccggaTCCGCGCTCGGAGGCGTGTGGCACTGGAACAGCTACCCTGGCGCGCGCGTCGACTCGGAGACGCCCTACTACCAACTCTCCGTGAGGGAGGTATGGAAGGACTGGACGTGGACGGAGCGGTTCCCCGGGCACGAGGAGATCAAGAGGTACTTCCGGCACATCGACAACGTTCTCGACATTTCCAAGGACGTGAGCTACAACACAGTCGTTGTGGGTGCCGACTTCGACACCAAGACGGCGCGGTGGATCATCGAGACGGACACAGGCCGGCGCATCACGTCACAGTTCCTCATCACGGCAACGGGCAGCTCGATCAAGCGGTACGAGCCCGAATTCCCTGGAAAGGTGTCGTTCAAGGGTACCGTGGTACATTCGGCGTCCTGGCCTGAGTCCGGCCTCGACGTGCAGGGCAAGCGGGTCGCCATCATCGGGGCCGGGGCGACGGGCGTTCAGTGTGTGCAGGAGATCTCGAAGCAGCCCGGCGTAACGCTGACGGTGTACGTCCGCAACATTAACATCGCGCTTCCGATGCGGCAGCGCGCTTTGTCGGAGCTCGAGCAGCGCAGCCTCAAGAGCATCTACGGACAGCTATTCGGGGCGGCGAAAGACAGCCGGTTGGGGATCCCGTCCGACGTCAACCCCAGAtcgacggccgagacgacggccgaggagagagaagcgTGGTGGGAGGAACTCTGGCAGCGGGGCGCGTTCAACTTCCAGGTGTGCCAGTACACGGATTTCTTGGTGAACGCAGAGGCAAACCGCCTGGCCTACGACTTCTGGGCCAAGAAGACGGGCGCCAGGATCCGAAACCCGCAGAAAAGGGCCATTCTGGTCCCCGACGAGCAGCCGTATCCCCTTGCGACCAAACGTAGCAGTCTGGAACAGGACTCCTACGAGTGTCTCGACCGGGACAatgtcgaggtcgtcggcctcaAGAAGACGGGTATTCGCGAGTGGACGCCGCGCGGCATCGTGACGGAGGACGGGAAGGAGAGGGAGCACGATATAATTGTGCTCGCGACGGGGTACGATAATGTGACCGGGGCACTGACATCTATGGGGTTGCGTGGCAGAGACGGCGTCGATCTGAAGGAGAGGTGGAAGGACGGCGTCTGGACGTACCTCGGCCTCATGACCAGGGGATGTCCCAATATGTTTATGTTGTACGGGCCTCAGG CCCCCACAGCTCTGACCAACGCGCCGCCGTTCATCGAGCAACAGGCCGACATcatcgtcgacatcctcgccaGGCTCCGTGAGGAGAACGTCCAGTCCATCGAGCCGCGGCGGTCGGCCGAGGAGCACTGGAAGAAGGTCATCTTGGACACCAACGAGTCGACGCTCTTCAGCAAGAACGAGTCGTCGTGGTACGTTGGGGCCAACATCCCGGGTAAGAAAAAGGAGCCGCTCAACTACCTCGGCGGCATCCCCCGGTACATCCAGGCCTGTCGGGAGGGAACGAGCAGCTGGGGGGACTTTGAGGTCGTCAGGCTGGAGGGaggcaagaaggaggcccaggccggcgccgagggcgtctcTCTGATGAACGAGGTCGCTGTATGA
- a CDS encoding h+-pantothenate symporter, which produces MLYSLSVQAIGNNVIPLWMASRGYSVIQQNNYPTATYATGIVATFIYCAVSDKLRSRWQASLCIGFTFVVSSAILISDPPDAGYFFAFYLMGTTYAPQALWYSWMADLTAHDVQLRAITTGFMNSFDFAFVTWWPLIFYPVTDAPNYRKGYIASLVTGALTVPVILLIAFLERRGRGKGTIADVNDEDE; this is translated from the exons ATGC TCTACTCCCTCAGCGTCCAAGCCATTGGGAACAACGTCATACCTCTCTGGATGGCCTCCCGTGGCTACAGCGTAATCCAGCAGAACAACTACCCGACCGCGACCTACGCAACGGGCATCGTTGCCACCTTCATCTACTGCGCCGTGTCCGACAAGCTCCGCTCCCGCTGGCAGGCGTCCCTCTGCATCGGCTTCACCTTCGTCGTCAGCAGCGCCATCCTAATCTCGGACCCGCCCGATGCCGGCTACTTCTTCGCCTTCTACCTGATGGGAACGACCTACGCGCCGCAGGCGCTCTGGTACTCGTGGATGGCCGACCTGACGGCCCACGACGTGCAGCTCCGGGCGATCACGACGGGATTCATGAACTCGTTCGACTTCGCCTTCGTC ACATGGTGGCCGCTGATCTTCTACCCCGTCACGGACGCCCCGAACTACAGGAAAGGTTACATCGCGAGCTTGGTGACCGGTGCTCTGACCGTGCCGGTCATCTTGTTGATTGCGTTCCTCGAGAgacggggaagggggaagggaacCATTGCCGATGTTAACGATGAAGATGAGTAG
- a CDS encoding High-affinity glucose transporter, which translates to MEKPPAPTLLESAPVLSNAVDLPPPRVSWLEAKIKPKTVHARYPFRGKPLLWMTCAFGSLGDALFGYDQGVVAGLLVNPVFLKRFFADYGGANGSSEHINPSITGILVACLQVSAAIGSLMAGNIGDMIGRKRCVRLGGFVYFASAFIQAFAPDYATFIAGRTIQGFGVGFLSMTVPIIQTEIAAPHRRGLMVGIEYTFLIGGYALSTWVDFGFYHLVPKSESWQGPYFIQMGLAFILFAMSFILPETPRWLARNGFTQECIQTVADLHTPDGNTHAKHVQQVMLEISEAVRYEATLGQSSWREMFTRYRKRTIVGMTAQMFAQLNGINVISFYLPTTLAKAGMSQSKSLLYTAANSIPYVAATTLSWWLADKWGRRPLLILGGILMAIALSIVCAFTEAHIPDITVRANGIYAFVVVYNAIYGFTWGPMPWLLPAEIFPLRARSKGMALATCSNWVFNFAIGMSAPNAFASIGGYYYVIIAVFCLISVALAKFYYVETANHTLEEIALAFGDKAFVDDDETVVGAAHLNQGKTEATRTNV; encoded by the exons ATGGAGAAACCACCTGCGCCAACTCTCTTGGAGTCTGCTCCTGTTCTTTCCAATGCGGTGGATTTACCGCCACCACGCGTCTCATGGCTCGAGGCAAAGATCAAGCCAAAGACTGTCCATGCTCGCTATCCCTTCAGGGGTAAACCTCTGCTGTGGATGACCTGCGCTTTCGGTAGTCTCGGCGATGCTCTATTTGGTTACGATCAGG GTGTCGTGGCCGGCCTCTTGGTCAACCCCGTGTTCCTCAAGAGATTCTTCGCAGACTACGGAGGCGCCAATGGTTCAAGCGAACACATCAACCCCTCCATCACGGGTATCCTCGTCGCATGTCTGCAAgtctccgccgccatcggctcTCTGATGGCCGGCAACATTGGCGACATGATTGGCAGAAAGAGATGCGTTCGACTGGGCGGCTTCGTCTACTTTGCCTCCGCCTTCATTCAAGCCTTTGCTCCCGACTATGCGACATTCATCGCCGGACGAACGATCCAAGGATTCGGCGTCGGTTTTCTGTCGATGACCGTCCCCATCATCCAGACCGAGATCgccgcaccgcaccgccgCGGCCTCATGGTAGGGATCGAATACACGTTCCTCATCGGGGGCTACGCACTGTCGACGTGGGTCGATTTCGGCTTCTACCACCTCGTGCCAAAGAGCGAGTCCTGGCAGGGTCCCTACTTCATCCAGATGGGCCTcgccttcatcctcttcgccaTGTCCTTCATTCTACCCGAAACACCCCGCTGGCTCGCCCGCAACGGCTTCACGCAGGAGTGCATACAGACAGTTGCCGACTTGCACACGCCTGACGGTAACACGCACGCCAAACACGTCCAGCAAGTCATGCTCGAGATCAGCGAAGCGGTTCGCTACGAGGCGACTCTTGGACAATCTTCATGGCGAGAGATGTTCACGCGTTATCGAAAGCGTACCATTGTCGGCATGACTGCGCAAATGTTTGCCCAGCTGAATGGGATCAACGTCATCTCGTTCTATCTGCCCACGACCCTGGCCAAGGCTGGAATGAGTCAGTCCAAGTCGCTGCTCTACACTGCCGCAAACTCGATCCCCTATGTGGCTGCCACGACCTTGTCCTGGTGGCTCGCTGATAAATGGGGGCGACGCCCGTTGTTGATTCTTGGTG GCATCCTCATGGCTATCGCCCTCAGCATTGTCTGCGCCTTTACTGAGGCACACATACCCGACATCACGGTGCGTGCCAATGGCATCTACGCCTTCGTCGTTGTC TACAACGCTATCTACGGCTTCACCTGGGGTCCCATGCCCTGGTTGCTCCCAGCTGAGATCTTTCCGCTGCGCGCCCGTAGCAAGGGCATGGCGCTCGCCACTTGTTCGAACTGGGTGTTCAACTTCGCCATCGGCATGTCAGCTCCTAACGCGTTCGCTAGCATCGGGGGCTACTACTACGTCATCATCGCGGTATTCTGCCTAATATCAGTGGCTCTGGCCAAGTTCTACTATGTCGAGACAGCGAATCACACACTTGAGGAGATTGCGCTTGCGTTTGGCGACAAAGCCTttgtggacgacgacgaaaccGTAGTTGGCGCGGCGCATCTGAACCAAGGGAAGACGGAAGCGACTAGAACCAACGTTTGA
- a CDS encoding C6 transcription factor, which produces MGIARKIYRLGSQTIDENQTSAIPDGGAGTRTPLPRNGCQRLPIPTILEGRFPDLGTIQLLLEEYFEAVHWFSLVLYEPKFRRQLQSIEDGLAHPSEAPFLILLSTVLGMAAWYQSKKGPRDGSQEWKLWSDDLLKIVETRLVQVMDQRSLAAVQTLILLGSHHVYHGRPNLSFALLGATIKMSHALGLHRRQKDGSFDDVEERKRVWWTIYTWDRFASISYGRPLSINDEDYNVDLPAKFTESPFFGVDAAHAQATGICYSPYQTELTQLYLIASPALKKIFGSLSARATHQYFDSVHRSMISNVTQRLASWRRHLPPDLCLDLKRDYDPLATGWGVRAHLLQSLSLQLTFDNLLIVLHRPFLTRQLENLSLSSPGPNGSSVADMISPSASHAGPQSLASHGGSVHSPRESQDCFGVEPTAISEQWWDAAVRTASVTELPQLTQLATESHLVAFVAMNMFNAAIVLILVALSDPLSDQAQGIKRPITKVFRLEELLGQRSSLSSQSSAVLKNLIRLLLRRESEAMIGPTAPPSSGVVDHTAAPQPPLPDVGPSSAVSERVSHTQTESWQILFHTDLR; this is translated from the exons ATGGGCATTGCCCGCAAG ATCTATCGCCTGGGAAGTCAAACAATCGACGAGAACCAAACATCAGCTATTCCGGACGGTGGAGCAGGTACCCGCACCCCTCTTCCGAGGAACGGCTGCCAGCGTCTTCCAATACCCACCATTCTTGAAGGCCGCTTCCCGGATCTTGGCACAATCCAGTTGCTGCTAGAGGAGTACTTTGAGGCTGTCCATTGGTTCTCTCTCGTCCTATACGAGCCAAAGTTCCGCAGACAGCTCCAGTCGATTGAAGATGGCTTGGCACATCCCTCGGAGGCGCCTTTCTTGATCCTGTTATCGACAGTGCTCGGTATGGCAGCATGGTATCAGTCCAAAAAGGGTCCTCGTGATGGGAGCCAAGAATGGAAGCTATGGAGCGATGATCTACTCAAGATTGTAGAAACGCGGCTGGTCCAGGTCATGGATCAGCGCTCTTTGGCGGCGGTGCAGACCCTCATCCTATTGGGGTCTCATCATGTGTACCACGGTCGGCCAAATCTGTCTTTTGCCCTGTTGGGTGCAACCATCAAGATGTCTCACGCCTTGGGTCTACATCGAAGACAAAAGGACGGATCGTtcgacgacgttgaggaGCGTAAGCGGGTATGGTGGACAATCTACACATGGGATAG ATTCGCCTCGATCTCGTATGGACGTCCTCTTAGTATCAACGACGAAGACTACAATGTCGACTTGCCAGCCAAGTTCACCGAGTCGCCGTTCTTTGGGGTCGATGCCGCACACGCACAAGCAACTGGCATTTGCTACTCGCCGTATCAGACAGAGCTAACGCAGTTATACCTCATCGCATCACCAGCGCTGAAGAAAATATTCGGCTCTCTGTCGGCACGCGCAACACACCAATACTTCGACTCGGTGCACCGGTCCATGATCAGCAACGTGACACAAAGACTGGCATCGTGGCGCCGCCATTTGCCGCCGGATTTATGCCTGGACCTGAAGCGAGACTACGACCCTCTCGCCACGGGCTGGGGCGTACGGGCGCATCTTCTTCAATCTTTGTCCTTGCAGCTGACATTCGACAACCTGTTGATCGTGCTGCATCGGCCATTTCTGACTCGTCAGTTGGAGAACCTGTCTTTGAGCAGTCCCGGACCCAATGGCAGCAGCGTCGCAGACATGATttcgccatcggcaagcCACGCCGGCCCTCAAAGCCTAGCCTCCCACGGCGGCAGTGTCCACTCGCCCCGTGAGAGTCAGGATTGTTTCGGAGTCGAGCCAACGGCGATTTCGGAACAATGGTGGGACGCAGCAGTCAGAACTGCCAGCGTGACGGAACTACCGCAGCTCACCCAACTTGCGACTGAAAGCCACCTCGTGGCATTTGTGGCCATGAACATGTTCAACGCGGCCATTGTCCTGATCCTGGTTGCCCTCTCGGACCCTCTTTCCGACCAAGCCCAAGGGATAAAGAGGCCGATTACCAAGGTCTTCCGGCTGGAAGAGCTCCTGGGTCAGAGATCGTCGCTGTCTAGCCAAAGCAGTGCTGTGCTGAAGAATCTCATACGTCTGCTCCTTCGACGCGAGAGTGAAGCCATGATCGGACCGACCGCCCCCCCGAGCTCGGGCGTCGTGGATCATACGGCGGCACCGCAGCCTCCTCTACCCGACGTCGGCCCCTCTTCTGCAGTGTCGGAGCGAGTCTCTCACACCCAGACCGAATCC tggCAGATCCTGTTCCATACTGACTTGCGCTAG